A window from Canis lupus familiaris isolate Mischka breed German Shepherd chromosome 18, alternate assembly UU_Cfam_GSD_1.0, whole genome shotgun sequence encodes these proteins:
- the FJX1 gene encoding four-jointed box protein 1 isoform X2, translating to MERALKLTCPESSQHAAALQVGSTLETLCPPESLVQLDRKGNLDLLEAELPRGPGREWPWVTRICLFLHKRQRGTERRWSDSDVDLHSRVTVCQSQGDKHLDKDELKFEGVGQVQQTQGYAIAVVLIISVIITPSPLVFWNSASRCTCSCECVPLRYLGHSVLWLQAKGCDEVSPSSKRIILFLGEREARTALLLPQVLHLAPAPALLLPQVLPQVLHLAPAPALLLPQVLHLASAPARLLPQLLPQVLPQCCSCPSQIQKRLGSGGRASSQRRAERRGRDGAEAPAAPQPPRRRARLAAGTRAPGRGLKRRRPPRGPRGSGRRMRDAAAAAAAAAGLWLLALGSLLALRGGLPAPRSPPPADRLPRRPGPAPRPPPAPAPARDARGGSPKTFRALLTLAAGAGGAGGAARGPPGGREGRAAVRGGVFWSRGLEERVPRGFSEAQAAAWLEAARGARVVALERGGCGRSSNRLARFADGTRACVRYGVSPEQIQGEALSFYLARLLGLQRHVPPLALARVEARGAQWAQVQDELRAAHWAEGSVVSLTRWLPNLTDVVVPAPWRSEDGRLRPLRAAGGELANRSQAELVDLVQWTDLILFDYLTANFDRLVSNLFSLQWDPRVMQRATSNLHRGPGGALVFLDNEAGLVHGYRVAGMWDKYNEPLLQSVCVFRERTARRVLELHRGRDAAARLLRLYRHHEPRFPELAALADPHAQLLQRRLDFLAKHILHCKAKYGRRPGT from the exons ATGGAGCGGGCCTTGAAGCTGACGTGCCCAGAAAGCTCTCAGCATGCTGCTGCCTTACAGGTCGGAAGTACCCTGGAGACGCTGTGTCCACCAGAATCCCTTGTCCAGCTTGATCGCAAGGGAAACCTTGACCTTCTGGAAGCTGAGCTCCCGAGAGGGCCTGGACGGGAGTGGCCCTGGGTCACACGGATCTGCCTGTTTCTCCACAAAaggcagagggggacagagaggag GTGGAGTGATTCAGATGTGGACCTTCACAGCCGGGTGACTGTGTGCCAGAGCCAAGGCGACAA GCATCTGGATAAAGATGAACTGAAGTTTGAAGGAGTGGGGCAGGTTCAACAAACACAAGGTTACGCCATTGCCGTCGTCCTCATCATCTCTGTCATCATCACTCCCAG TCCTTTGGTTTTCTGGAATTCTGCGTCTCGGTGCACTTGCTCCTGTGAATGCGTCCCACTGCGGTACCTGGGGCATTCAGTCCTGTGGCTGCAGGCAAAGGGCTGCGATGAGGTCAGTCCCTCCTCCAAGAG AATCATACTGTTTCTTGGTGAGAGGGAGGCCCGGACAGCGCTGCTGCTGCCCCAGGTCCTGCACCTGGCTCCTGCCCCAGcgctgctcctgccccaggtccTGCCCCAGGTCCTGCACTTGGCTCCTGCACCAGcgctgctcctgccccaggtccTGCACCTGGCTTCTGCACCAGCAcggctcctgccccagctccttcCCCAGGTCCTGCCCCAgtgctgctcctgccccag CCAAATACAAAAGCGGCTGGGAAGCGGCGGCCGCGCGAGTTCCCAGCGCCGGGCGGAGCGCCGCGGCCGCGATGGGGCCGAggcgcccgcagccccgcagccgcCACGCCGCCGGGCCCGCCTCGCCGCCGGGACCCGGGCGCCCGGGCGCGGCTTGAAGCGGCGGCGGCCCCCGCGCGGCCCGCGGGGCTCGGGCAGGAGGATGCGCgacgcggccgccgccgccgccgccgccgcggggctCTGGCTGCTGGCGCTCGGCTCGCTGCTGGCGCTGCGGGGCGGGCTCCCGGCGCCGCGCAGCCCGCCGCCCGCCGACCGGCTCCCGCggcgcccgggccccgcgccccggccccccccggccccggccccggcgcgggACGCCCGCGGCGGCTCCCCGAAAACTTTCCGGGCGCTGCTCACCTTGGCGgccggcgcgggcggcgcgggcggcgcggcgcgggggccCCCGGGCGGGCGCGAGGGGCGCGCGGCGGTGCGCGGGGGCGTCTTCTGGAGCCGCGGCCTGGAGGAGCGGGTGCCCCGCGGCTTCTCGGAGGCGCAGGCGGCCGCGTGGCTGGAGGCGGCGCGCGGCGCGCGGGTGGTGGCCCTGGAGCGCGGCGGCTGCGGGCGCAGCTCCAACCGGCTGGCCCGCTTCGCCGACGGCACCCGCGCCTGCGTGCGCTACGGCGTGAGCCCCGAGCAGATCCAGGGCGAGGCCCTGTCCTTCTACCTGGCGCGCCTGCTGGGCCTCCAGCGCCACGTGCCGCCGCTGGCCCTGGCCCGCGTGGAGGCTCGCGGCGCGCAGTGGGCGCAGGTGCAGGACGAGCTCCGCGCCGCGCACTGGGCGGAGGGCAGCGTGGTGAGCCTGACGCGCTGGCTGCCCAACCTCACGGACGTGGTGGTGCCCGCGCCCTGGCGCTCCGAGGACGGCCGGCTGCGGCCGCTGCGGGCCGCCGGGGGCGAGCTGGCCAACCGCAGCCAGGCGGAGCTGGTGGACCTGGTGCAGTGGACCGACCTGATCCTTTTCGACTACCTGACGGCCAACTTCGACCGGCTGGTCAGCAACCTCTTCAGCCTGCAGTGGGACCCGCGCGTCATGCAGCGCGCCACCAGCAACCTGCACCGCGGCCCCGGCGGGGCGCTGGTCTTTCTGGACAACGAGGCGGGCCTGGTGCACGGCTACCGGGTGGCGGGCATGTGGGACAAGTACAACGAGCCGCTGCTGCAGTCGGTGTGCGTGTTCCGCGAGCGGACGGCGCGGCGCGTGCTGGAGCTGCACCGAGGCCGGGACGCGGCCGCGCGGCTGCTGCGCCTCTACCGGCACCACGAGCCTCGCTTCCCGGAGCTGGCCGCGCTCGCCGACCCCCACGCGCAGCTGCTGCAGCGCCGCCTCGACTTCCTCGCCAAGCACATTTTGCACTGCAAGGCCAAGTACGGCCGCCGCCCCGGGACTTAG